GCAAGGGGATTTGGAAAAAATTGTGCCGTGGGGAGTGGTATGTGCAAAAATTGCATATACCACTTTTGGATCAATTTCGCCCTCTTTTATAGTGTTTTTGTGTAGGTTGGTTAAATGCTGCTCGTGTCCTGGTTGTCTTCGAATTCTTTGATCCATTCCTTGACTTTTGATTGCAACAGCTTTTTATCCGGCAAATACAAATTGTATGCTGAGGCGTAAATGTTTGAATCGCTGGGTAATGTCAGTTCAACAAGCGTGTTTTTCTTCTCTTTGCAAAGTAAAATCCCGATGGTCGGCTTTTCAAAGTCCTGTTTTACGAAACGGTCGTAGTAGTTGACGTACATTTGCATTTGGCCAAGGTCTTGGTGGGTCAATTTGTCAACTTTAAGGTCGACCAGAACGTAGCATTGAAGCAGACGGTTGTACAGAACCAAATCAACGTAAAAATTGTCTTCGTCGAAGGTAAACCTTTTCTGACGAGCTTCGAAAAGGAACCCTTTGCCCATTTCCAAAAGAAAATCCTGCATTTTGCTGATAATTGCAGATTCCAGTTTCGTTTCGCTGAGGTTCGCTTCGGGCTTTATTCCAATAAATTCTAAGGTTACGGGATTCTTGATAATGTCTTCGGGACTCTGTATGGTTTGCCCTTCAGTTGAGAGTCGTAGTACATCATTCTTGTTCCTGCTCAAGGCTAGTCGTTCGTAAAGACTGGAACCGTATTGACGTTGCAACTCTCGCACAGACCAGTTACTTGCTGCAGTCTCAATCTCATAGAAACGACGTTCGTCTGCGTTCTTGATGCGCATGAGAACTAGGTAATGCGACCAGGAAAGTGAAAATTTTGGTAGACCCCCGGATTTGGGCAACACTGTTGCCCCAATTTGTTTTTCATTGTAGATTTTGAAAAAGAATCTGCAGCGTTTTAGGGTATCCACAGTCCAGCCGCTGCCATGGTTTTCCATCAATCTGTTGGAAAGGTTCGTCAGAACTTGTTTCCCGTATTCTGCGCGGAGCTTTCCTTTTTGTTCTTCTTCTACAATGAATTGACCAATTTGATATTTGGTACAGACTTCTGCTGTGTTTATAGATGTTGCTACTAGCTTTCGCGAAGCCGTGATAAGGTCTGAAATTTTCTTGTATAGAGAATTTGTTGTTGCGATGGATACGCTTTTCTTTGAGTTCATTATGTCTCCTTATTTGTTTTATGAAATTCGAAATTCAACAGGGTATAGTACGCCCTTTGAATTCAATTTTTTTATAGGTAAAAACAAAAACACCTGATTTTTCATCAGGTGTTCAGGAGACTTTTCGTAACGCTCGGGATGTAAGATAGAATTTGTATAAAATCTGGCAAGGCGGGGTGTGTAAAAGGATTGTAAAAGAGAGAGAAACAGTATTTCAAATTCTTGTGGATTTAGTCATCCTCAATCTTAAAAGCAGGTCGCCCTTTAAAAAAGATGCAGGATTCATTGTAGCCAACAAAGTCTTTAAAGACTCCTTCTGAAACCTGGGATTTTTTCAAACCCCCGGATGTAACGGCCTTCTACCATTCGGTCCAAGAATCTTTGCATTTGAAAGCTGGTATCATTTTTGTTTTCTCCGGGTTCAAAAAGAGCCCCTATAAGATTTTACCAGGAGGTGCCCTTCTGCATCAAAAAACGGGGTCTTGGGATTGAAAAAGGTCTGCATAAAAAAAGTATACCGAAATATGTTGCAAAGGCCTGTGTTTTTGGGTATATTTATTTACGTAGAGGACAGAAACTTTCAACGCAAAAAGGAGGATGAAATCATGTTTCTCGAAACCATCCGCAGCATCCTTTTGAACGAGACGGTGGCCTACGTTTCCACAGGCATTCTGATCTTTTACTGCACTTTTGGAATGATCCCAGTGGCATACCAGTATGACTCATGGAGCGACAATAAGAAGATTTTTTTCCTTTGCGCCATTCCGTTTGTTCTGACTTTCTTTGCTATTGGAGTAAAGTGGGGAGACAATTACACGGCTCGTTTTTTGGGCAGTTTGTTTTCAGCGTTTGTAGCGGCCCCATCGTTCTTTGGAATATTCCACAGAGCCATTAACGATTAAAACGAAAAGGAGCCATTCGGCTCCTTTCTTTTATTCTTCGGTATTTTCTTCCTTGTCGTTCCAGTACCTTGTAGCTCTTCCCATCCTGCTCCTGATTAGGTCTCCGATCGTATTAGTAGTTTTCTCCGGGTTCAAAAAGAGCCCCTATAAGATGATAATGAGCACTCAACTTTCAGAAGATGAAATTATTCAAAAAATAAGCGGAAATGATTTGACGATTGGATCTTGCGCATCACAGGCTCTAACATATATCGGAAACAAGTGTGGATATGATGTCAGAGATTTTAGAGGCGCTGACAGCAGGTGGTTATTTGGTCAATATACAACAAGTCAAAAAATAGCCGAAGCAGGAGGATTCGTTGAATGTGATTATAACGGCTTTAAAATCGCGGACAGACTATTGCGGAATGTTGAAGAAGGAAAAGAATACTTCTACACAAGTGGCGAACACGCCGCGATCATAAGGAAAACGGGAAAGAAATTTGAATACCTTGAAACACAGAGCAAACACATTGATGAAAATGGATTTCATCCATTAACAGTAAATGTTCTTAAAAAGCGATTTAGAACTACCAAAACTCGTAAGCTCGAAGGAGAAAAGTTCCTTCAAAAAGAAGTCTTAATAGAGACCTCTAAAATAAGCGACTCTCCGAATTTTAAGGAATTGCTAGGCTATTTAAACACTGATCCTAAAAACCAAAAAAGAGAAGTGCCAAAGTAACTGGTTACTACCCTAAAAATCTTGCCCAGTAAGGATTTTCTTTATCGAACAATTCTTTTTGTTCTGGAGTGAACTTATGAGGATAATCTGTAAAAAGATTGAGTATAGTTTTTCTGTCAAACGAAACTGCGAGTCGGCCAATTTCATCAAAAAAATCAACCCACCAAATTTT
This window of the Fibrobacter sp. UWEL genome carries:
- a CDS encoding YhcG family protein, yielding MNSKKSVSIATTNSLYKKISDLITASRKLVATSINTAEVCTKYQIGQFIVEEEQKGKLRAEYGKQVLTNLSNRLMENHGSGWTVDTLKRCRFFFKIYNEKQIGATVLPKSGGLPKFSLSWSHYLVLMRIKNADERRFYEIETAASNWSVRELQRQYGSSLYERLALSRNKNDVLRLSTEGQTIQSPEDIIKNPVTLEFIGIKPEANLSETKLESAIISKMQDFLLEMGKGFLFEARQKRFTFDEDNFYVDLVLYNRLLQCYVLVDLKVDKLTHQDLGQMQMYVNYYDRFVKQDFEKPTIGILLCKEKKNTLVELTLPSDSNIYASAYNLYLPDKKLLQSKVKEWIKEFEDNQDTSSI